The Pseudanabaena galeata CCNP1313 genome includes a region encoding these proteins:
- a CDS encoding ComEC/Rec2 family competence protein, which translates to MKSQVVLVLALSFVAGAYASFLPDWTGFYTVFGLGFALSLVVPVIWRLGPKRWVYLLATLLAVFACFYIKIRTPQPQTDDISKYAPLSNAIVRGQVIEAPSLTRSERAKFLLEVKEINTSGKLDLKELTQNPAANPNSPEVKPDEANKFVAASGKLYVTVPLIEVTGLRSGQAVELLGRLYLPNRADNFGAFDFKSYLARQGVFAGMSGRSLVEQGDAPSFGEWWFVSRIVRSHVMGAGVPEGALLSSLVLGSRAVDLPSDLKDAFIQAGLAAVLAASGFQVTLVLGAAIALTRNKSLKFQFVIGSLCLVGYLLLTGASPSILRAVVMGFGSLIGLVVQRRSRPVIGLIVTAVLLLLYQPLWIWDLGFQFSFLATFGLLTTSRSISERLEWLPPAITELLSVPIAAYIWTLPLQLLVFGKLSPYSLIANVLTTPLVSISTYGGLISGVLGIIFVPIGAAIAWFLYPLLHWMINLAQWLNTLPNASTSVGAIALWQMLVAYALFIAIWVVPWFGRMQRWTIAFVLACVVLFIPNAVAQASAFQVTLPAFNDVPIMLIKNQNQTVLINTGDQQFAGFTLQPFLQKLGVNRIDWAISTDTQPDVSDGWNTLVSGSVAIAQFRDISLGVTPKPYQNLQQALANAKTPLASLKAGETLTINNQVEIQLLNQSPDVIKIKTGKLSWLLLPNADPKSQQAIAAKKELLPKLSANILWWTGSQIEPAILQAINPKIAIASATSVVEAMVNQLYEAKIRVFWTGRDGAIQWTPDKDFHTLRDQQDTRSPI; encoded by the coding sequence ATGAAATCTCAAGTTGTCCTAGTGCTAGCTTTATCTTTTGTGGCGGGAGCCTATGCCAGCTTTTTACCAGATTGGACAGGTTTTTATACGGTTTTTGGGCTAGGTTTTGCCTTATCTTTGGTGGTTCCTGTCATTTGGCGATTGGGTCCAAAGCGTTGGGTTTATTTACTAGCAACATTGTTAGCGGTTTTTGCTTGTTTTTATATAAAAATTCGCACTCCCCAACCCCAAACTGACGATATTTCTAAATATGCGCCGTTGTCCAATGCGATCGTGCGCGGACAGGTAATCGAAGCACCTAGCTTGACGCGCAGCGAGAGGGCAAAGTTTTTGTTAGAGGTAAAGGAGATTAATACCTCTGGAAAACTCGACCTTAAAGAACTTACGCAGAATCCTGCGGCAAATCCCAATAGTCCCGAAGTTAAGCCCGATGAGGCTAATAAATTTGTAGCGGCTTCTGGAAAATTGTATGTGACAGTGCCATTGATTGAGGTGACAGGGTTACGCTCAGGTCAAGCCGTTGAGCTTTTAGGAAGATTGTATTTGCCCAATAGAGCTGATAATTTTGGAGCCTTTGATTTCAAATCCTATTTAGCTCGTCAAGGTGTATTTGCGGGGATGAGTGGGCGATCGCTAGTAGAGCAAGGTGATGCGCCAAGCTTTGGCGAATGGTGGTTTGTGAGTCGGATTGTCCGCTCCCATGTGATGGGGGCTGGTGTGCCAGAGGGTGCATTGCTTAGTTCATTGGTATTGGGTAGCCGAGCCGTAGATTTGCCAAGCGATCTGAAGGATGCTTTTATTCAAGCAGGATTGGCGGCTGTATTAGCAGCTTCAGGATTTCAGGTGACATTGGTACTAGGTGCAGCGATCGCCTTAACGCGCAATAAATCACTCAAATTCCAATTTGTGATTGGTAGCCTGTGCTTAGTGGGATATTTACTATTAACTGGTGCAAGTCCGTCGATTTTGCGAGCCGTGGTGATGGGCTTTGGCAGTTTGATTGGTCTAGTGGTGCAACGCCGCAGCCGTCCTGTGATTGGGCTAATTGTTACGGCTGTATTGTTATTGCTTTATCAACCGCTTTGGATTTGGGATTTAGGTTTTCAGTTTAGTTTTCTCGCTACATTCGGACTACTGACTACCTCACGTTCAATTTCCGAGCGTTTAGAATGGCTACCGCCCGCGATCACTGAATTGCTTTCTGTGCCGATCGCCGCCTATATCTGGACATTGCCTTTACAACTATTAGTATTTGGCAAACTCTCTCCCTACAGCTTGATCGCCAATGTCCTGACGACACCATTAGTTTCTATATCCACCTATGGCGGACTTATTAGCGGTGTCTTAGGAATTATCTTTGTGCCAATTGGAGCCGCGATCGCTTGGTTCCTCTATCCATTACTACATTGGATGATTAATCTAGCTCAATGGCTAAATACTTTACCCAATGCAAGTACTAGTGTTGGGGCGATCGCACTCTGGCAAATGTTAGTTGCCTATGCTTTATTCATCGCGATTTGGGTAGTGCCTTGGTTTGGCAGGATGCAGCGTTGGACGATCGCCTTTGTTTTAGCTTGCGTAGTGCTATTTATTCCCAATGCGGTCGCTCAGGCTAGCGCATTTCAAGTGACATTACCAGCATTTAATGATGTGCCGATTATGTTGATCAAAAATCAAAATCAAACTGTGTTAATTAACACTGGTGATCAACAATTTGCTGGCTTTACATTGCAACCATTTTTGCAGAAGTTGGGGGTTAATCGCATTGATTGGGCGATATCCACCGATACTCAGCCCGATGTTAGCGATGGCTGGAATACTTTGGTATCTGGCTCAGTAGCGATCGCCCAGTTTCGTGATATCAGTCTTGGTGTTACCCCAAAACCCTATCAAAATCTGCAACAAGCCCTTGCCAATGCGAAAACTCCCCTAGCTTCCCTTAAGGCTGGGGAAACCCTGACGATTAACAATCAAGTGGAAATTCAACTACTCAACCAATCCCCTGATGTGATTAAAATCAAAACAGGGAAGCTATCTTGGTTACTACTACCAAATGCAGATCCCAAATCTCAACAGGCGATCGCTGCAAAAAAAGAGCTACTTCCTAAACTATCAGCAAATATTCTCTGGTGGACAGGGAGTCAAATTGAGCCAGCTATTTTGCAAGCCATCAATCCTAAAATTGCGATCGCCTCAGCAACGAGTGTTGTGGAAGCGATGGTCAATCAACTCTATGAAGCTAAAATTAGAGTATTTTGGACAGGTCGTGATGGCGCAATTCAGTGGACTCCTGATAAAGACTTTCATACTCTCCGCGATCAACAGGACACGAGATCGCCAATCTAA
- a CDS encoding S9 family peptidase, with translation MNKRSLIFPIILASLTFTTLPAVAQYTGLGKDSVDPAILKRYAPPALPPTVTRPIESILDVRSPGLGMVTPDGKQMFFTWGITGTVQVWRLDGAQKFPVQVTGGQDATTISGMTPDGKYLLLSRDRQGEENPGLYLQSTKGGELEEIQHLAGVRTSLQYIGNDSRTIYFSANDIKPDSVVIYRYDLQTKKKVQISGGDGIWWIADVFVNPETGDREKFLFAKATGSLSREYYEYDVKTRQTTPLLGQNEQEEYGVSYGVSKDEYLVLTPKFGEFRRLYHYKDKKFTPITPELKADVSNFDIDDQRQRILYSINDGGYTRLKAIAANTFEEIKLPEFANADHIYTGSTTRNGRFTTIGVETAQAPRLSYVYDWQTQKLTQWVLPSTPEIDTSKFAKAKLDNYTTRDGISIPMFVYKSPQCENTAQKPLEKPCPVVVHFHGGPEGQSTAGFNRYAQLFVNAGFIFVDPNVRGSDGYGKTWLNADNGRDRLKVITDIEDASIYIRKNWQINGITPKIGIVGGSYGGYAALMGMSKFAGSYDAGVSIVGISNLLTFLNNTAPYRRILRISEYGDPVKDREALIKLSPVTYSDRIKAPLLIIQGANDPRVPVGEAIQIQKILEQKKIPSQLVIFPDEGHGSSKRSNQVLEIGYTLNFFKKHLQN, from the coding sequence ATGAATAAGCGATCGCTAATTTTCCCGATTATTCTGGCTAGCCTTACATTTACAACTTTACCTGCGGTGGCTCAATATACGGGACTAGGTAAAGATAGTGTTGATCCTGCAATTCTCAAGCGCTATGCTCCCCCTGCATTACCACCAACAGTGACGCGACCGATTGAGTCGATTTTGGATGTGCGATCGCCGGGTTTAGGCATGGTGACACCCGATGGCAAACAGATGTTTTTTACTTGGGGAATTACAGGCACGGTGCAGGTATGGCGACTGGATGGAGCGCAAAAATTTCCTGTACAAGTAACAGGAGGACAGGATGCCACCACCATTTCAGGGATGACTCCCGATGGTAAATATCTCTTACTATCCCGCGATCGCCAAGGCGAGGAAAATCCGGGATTATATTTGCAATCCACTAAGGGGGGCGAGTTAGAGGAAATTCAACATTTAGCAGGGGTAAGGACTTCACTGCAATATATCGGTAATGATTCGCGCACGATTTACTTCAGTGCCAATGATATTAAGCCCGACTCAGTTGTAATCTATCGCTACGATTTGCAAACTAAGAAGAAGGTGCAAATTTCTGGTGGCGATGGCATTTGGTGGATTGCCGATGTGTTTGTCAATCCAGAAACAGGCGATCGCGAGAAGTTTCTCTTTGCTAAAGCAACGGGCAGTCTATCCCGCGAATATTACGAATATGATGTCAAGACCCGCCAAACTACACCACTGCTTGGTCAAAATGAGCAGGAAGAGTATGGAGTTAGTTACGGTGTTAGCAAAGACGAATATCTCGTATTAACTCCCAAATTTGGAGAATTTCGTCGCCTTTATCATTACAAAGACAAAAAATTTACGCCAATTACGCCAGAACTAAAAGCAGATGTATCTAACTTTGATATTGATGATCAGCGTCAGCGCATTCTTTACTCAATTAACGATGGAGGTTACACACGCCTTAAAGCGATCGCGGCAAATACCTTTGAGGAAATAAAATTACCTGAATTTGCCAATGCCGATCATATTTATACAGGCTCCACCACTCGCAATGGTCGCTTTACAACTATCGGGGTGGAAACTGCCCAAGCCCCACGCCTCAGCTATGTTTACGATTGGCAAACTCAGAAACTCACTCAATGGGTATTACCTAGTACGCCCGAAATCGACACCAGCAAGTTTGCCAAGGCTAAGCTCGACAACTACACAACGCGGGATGGCATATCAATTCCCATGTTTGTCTATAAATCACCGCAATGTGAAAATACTGCTCAAAAGCCTCTGGAAAAGCCTTGTCCTGTGGTTGTGCATTTTCATGGGGGGCCAGAAGGGCAGAGTACGGCTGGATTTAATCGGTACGCCCAGTTATTTGTGAATGCAGGGTTTATATTTGTAGACCCAAATGTGCGGGGTAGTGATGGCTATGGCAAAACATGGCTGAACGCTGATAATGGACGCGATCGCCTCAAGGTCATCACCGATATCGAAGATGCATCGATTTACATTCGCAAAAATTGGCAAATTAACGGGATCACTCCCAAAATCGGCATCGTTGGCGGTAGCTATGGCGGTTATGCCGCGTTGATGGGTATGTCTAAGTTTGCAGGCAGTTATGATGCAGGTGTATCGATTGTTGGCATTAGCAATCTGCTCACATTCTTAAACAATACTGCCCCCTATCGCCGCATTTTAAGAATTAGTGAATATGGTGACCCTGTCAAAGATCGCGAAGCTCTGATTAAGTTATCCCCTGTGACCTATAGCGATCGCATCAAAGCCCCATTACTCATCATTCAAGGGGCAAACGATCCCCGCGTCCCTGTTGGTGAAGCCATCCAAATCCAAAAAATCCTCGAACAGAAAAAAATCCCTTCGCAACTAGTAATCTTCCCCGATGAAGGTCACGGCTCCAGCAAGCGCAGTAACCAAGTCCTAGAGATTGGCTACACTCTCAACTTTTTCAAAAAGCATCTACAAAACTAG
- a CDS encoding rubredoxin: MEPEITSTETENIETINAEVVAPAIEEELHRHECGVCGYIYEPSIGDAKRNIPAGTAFESISADWRCPVCNTKKKAFSDIGVAAKPSGFTENLGYGFGVNVLTPGQKNLLIFGSLALAVAFFISLYALD; this comes from the coding sequence ATGGAACCCGAAATAACAAGTACGGAAACTGAAAACATAGAAACAATCAACGCGGAAGTAGTTGCCCCAGCCATAGAGGAAGAACTACACCGCCACGAATGTGGAGTATGTGGATATATATATGAACCATCCATTGGTGATGCTAAGCGAAATATCCCTGCTGGCACTGCCTTTGAGAGCATTAGCGCCGATTGGCGTTGCCCAGTCTGCAACACCAAGAAAAAAGCTTTCTCAGATATTGGTGTCGCCGCCAAGCCCTCAGGCTTTACCGAAAACCTTGGCTATGGATTTGGCGTAAACGTCCTCACCCCAGGACAAAAAAACTTACTCATATTTGGCTCTTTAGCCTTGGCAGTAGCATTCTTTATTAGTCTCTATGCCCTAGATTAG
- a CDS encoding photosynthesis system II assembly factor Ycf48 — MKKSIKRFLSSFSICVLLVCLTLFGNIPSALASTGSWHKVDLPVAITPLDLWFDKYDPNHGWLVGTDATLLESTDGGNTWEERKLDLGDSIYRFSSISFSGNEGWITGQPALLLHTTDSGKSWSRIGLSSKLPGDPFAIVAQGSNSAEMVTDLGAIYSTQDAGQNWRALVTQAVGNARNLNRSADGRYVAISANGNFYSTWQPGDMTWIQHNRNSSRRVQNMGYTPDNRLWMLNRGGQVQFSEVGEFDTWEKKQTPKEGGGFGLLDLAYQDENNVWISGGSSRLIHSEDGGKTWKRDESTANAGANLYKIYFFSSDRGFVIGQNGTLLAYSPD, encoded by the coding sequence ATGAAAAAAAGCATAAAACGATTCCTTAGCTCCTTTTCGATCTGTGTATTACTTGTTTGCCTAACATTATTTGGCAATATCCCTAGCGCCTTGGCAAGTACTGGTAGCTGGCACAAAGTTGATCTCCCCGTGGCAATTACGCCTCTCGATCTATGGTTTGACAAATACGACCCAAATCATGGCTGGCTAGTTGGCACTGACGCAACTTTGCTCGAATCTACCGATGGCGGTAACACATGGGAAGAGCGCAAACTCGATCTTGGCGATAGTATTTATCGCTTCTCGTCAATTAGCTTCTCTGGTAATGAAGGCTGGATTACAGGACAGCCAGCACTCTTGTTGCATACCACTGATAGCGGCAAATCTTGGTCACGCATTGGGCTTAGCTCAAAGCTCCCTGGTGATCCCTTTGCGATCGTTGCCCAAGGTAGTAACTCGGCGGAAATGGTCACCGATTTGGGCGCAATCTATAGCACTCAAGATGCTGGACAAAACTGGAGAGCCTTAGTTACTCAGGCTGTTGGTAATGCCCGTAACCTCAACCGCAGTGCAGATGGACGTTATGTGGCGATATCAGCAAATGGTAACTTTTATTCCACATGGCAACCCGGTGATATGACTTGGATTCAACATAACCGTAATAGCTCTCGCCGTGTCCAGAACATGGGCTATACCCCTGACAATCGCCTCTGGATGTTGAACCGTGGCGGACAAGTCCAATTTAGTGAAGTTGGTGAATTTGATACATGGGAGAAAAAGCAAACTCCTAAAGAAGGGGGTGGCTTTGGGTTGCTGGATCTTGCCTATCAAGATGAAAATAATGTTTGGATCTCTGGTGGTAGTTCACGCTTGATCCATAGTGAAGATGGCGGCAAGACTTGGAAACGCGATGAGTCAACAGCTAATGCAGGCGCGAACCTCTACAAGATTTACTTTTTCTCAAGCGATCGCGGTTTTGTCATCGGACAGAATGGCACATTACTCGCCTATTCACCAGATTAA
- the pyk gene encoding pyruvate kinase, translating into MAIPQHLTKIVATIGPASRSPQVFRKMVETGVRVARLNFSHGSYADHAQTITMIREVSEELDIPITILQDLQGPKIRVGNLPATGIELIEGKFITLVPMDQFQQLEPIYADAIAIDYAYIAEEATIGTQILLADGIFELSVSGLSGNAVHCEVVKGGILTSHKGVNFPSLNLRLPSMTDKDRQDLAFGLEQGVDWISLSFVRQAADVKLLKDLITEYGKSVSIIAKIEKPQAIVNLEEILAVVDGIMVARGDLGVEMPPEQVPMIQKHIIRRCNESGIPVITATQMLESMIQNPRPTRAEASDVANAIMDGTDAVMLSGESAVGAYPVQAVEMMTRIAAEVEKDAVFTNYPASRTDEVHAISEALHVISDVIDFRCIVAFTATGYTAILASKERLKTPIIAITPNINVYHRLNLVWGVKPLLVDEEVSSFEMVLQQVESCLLERNIAAKGDRILIIGGIPMGIQGGTNFLKIHIL; encoded by the coding sequence ATGGCAATTCCTCAACATTTGACCAAGATCGTTGCCACCATTGGACCCGCAAGCCGATCGCCTCAAGTCTTCCGCAAGATGGTCGAGACAGGTGTCAGAGTGGCAAGGCTGAACTTTTCCCACGGTAGTTATGCTGATCATGCCCAAACCATCACCATGATCCGTGAAGTATCAGAAGAATTAGATATTCCGATTACGATTTTACAAGATTTACAAGGACCAAAAATTCGGGTTGGTAATTTGCCTGCTACAGGAATTGAGCTAATTGAAGGCAAATTTATCACGCTCGTACCAATGGATCAGTTTCAGCAGTTAGAACCTATTTATGCTGATGCGATCGCCATTGATTATGCCTATATTGCCGAAGAGGCTACCATTGGCACACAGATTCTATTAGCTGATGGCATCTTTGAACTGAGCGTCAGTGGACTATCGGGTAATGCTGTCCATTGTGAAGTAGTCAAAGGTGGAATACTCACTAGTCACAAGGGCGTAAACTTTCCTAGTTTAAATTTGCGCTTGCCATCCATGACCGATAAGGATCGGCAAGATCTTGCATTTGGTTTAGAGCAAGGCGTGGATTGGATTTCACTTAGCTTTGTCAGACAAGCAGCCGATGTGAAACTACTTAAAGATCTGATTACTGAATATGGAAAGTCAGTATCAATTATTGCCAAAATCGAAAAGCCTCAGGCGATCGTCAATCTGGAAGAAATTCTTGCCGTTGTCGATGGGATTATGGTGGCGCGGGGTGACTTGGGCGTGGAAATGCCACCAGAACAAGTTCCGATGATCCAAAAGCATATTATTCGACGCTGTAACGAAAGTGGTATTCCTGTAATCACAGCTACGCAAATGCTAGAGAGCATGATTCAGAATCCACGTCCCACTAGAGCCGAGGCGAGCGATGTCGCCAATGCAATTATGGATGGTACTGATGCAGTAATGCTCTCAGGCGAGTCGGCAGTGGGCGCATATCCTGTGCAAGCAGTGGAAATGATGACCAGAATCGCGGCGGAAGTCGAGAAAGACGCTGTTTTCACTAACTATCCTGCATCCAGAACCGACGAAGTTCATGCCATTAGTGAAGCACTGCATGTGATTTCTGATGTGATTGATTTTCGCTGTATTGTTGCCTTCACAGCTACTGGTTATACCGCAATTCTCGCTTCTAAAGAACGTCTCAAAACCCCAATCATTGCCATCACTCCCAATATTAATGTTTATCATCGGCTGAACTTAGTTTGGGGGGTAAAGCCTTTACTAGTCGATGAAGAGGTGAGTTCCTTCGAGATGGTTCTGCAACAGGTAGAGTCTTGTTTATTAGAGCGAAATATTGCGGCAAAAGGCGATCGCATTTTGATTATTGGTGGTATCCCGATGGGCATACAGGGAGGAACCAACTTCCTGAAAATACATATTCTATAA
- a CDS encoding lysophospholipid acyltransferase family protein, whose translation MFKWLVVRPLLYLFYQERIYGAENVPLTGHLIVVSNHASDFDPLIVGSCMGRPVAFMAKEELFEIPVLSQAIQAFGAYPVKRGAGDRAAIRAAIASIEKGWATGIFLQGTRTLDGRVTEPKLGAAMIAAKTQAPFLPISIWGTETILPKGAKFPKLFQPVTVRIGELIPPPEASDRQTLEAYTQKCADAINALHALGR comes from the coding sequence ATGTTCAAGTGGTTGGTAGTTAGACCACTGCTGTATTTGTTTTATCAAGAGCGAATTTATGGTGCTGAAAATGTGCCACTCACTGGTCATCTGATCGTCGTCAGTAATCATGCTAGTGACTTCGATCCTCTCATCGTTGGTAGTTGTATGGGTCGTCCTGTCGCTTTTATGGCAAAAGAAGAATTATTTGAAATACCTGTGCTAAGTCAAGCAATTCAAGCGTTTGGTGCTTATCCTGTGAAACGGGGGGCAGGCGATCGCGCCGCCATTAGAGCCGCGATCGCTTCCATTGAGAAGGGATGGGCAACGGGTATTTTTTTGCAGGGGACACGCACATTAGATGGAAGGGTGACAGAACCAAAATTAGGAGCGGCGATGATTGCGGCAAAGACTCAAGCTCCATTTTTACCGATTAGTATTTGGGGAACGGAAACAATTTTACCGAAGGGAGCAAAGTTCCCGAAGTTATTTCAACCTGTTACCGTCAGGATCGGGGAGCTAATTCCACCACCTGAGGCAAGCGATCGCCAGACTCTTGAGGCTTACACTCAAAAATGTGCGGATGCGATAAATGCTCTCCACGCATTAGGAAGATGA
- a CDS encoding BolA family protein — protein sequence MDATSTIKTILQEKIGATIVEIEDRSDLHKHHQGRMNAPVGSGHYDAIVVAASFAGKTMMQQHRMVYEALSDQMQTTIHALSLKTYTPEQWQQI from the coding sequence ATGGATGCAACATCAACAATCAAAACTATTTTGCAAGAAAAAATCGGCGCAACAATTGTCGAAATTGAAGATCGTAGTGATTTGCATAAACACCATCAAGGACGGATGAATGCCCCAGTTGGCAGTGGTCATTATGACGCGATCGTGGTTGCTGCTAGTTTTGCTGGCAAAACGATGATGCAACAGCATCGCATGGTCTATGAAGCCTTATCCGATCAGATGCAAACTACAATTCATGCACTATCGCTCAAAACTTATACGCCTGAACAATGGCAGCAAATTTAA
- a CDS encoding SPFH domain-containing protein codes for MDILFSFVIGAGVFFGLGSSSFKIVNQGEEALVASFGKYKRKLPAGPHFILPFIDSVSYKGSIKEQVLDIPPQQCITRDNVSITADAVIYWRIVDMEKAFYRVENLRQAMANIVLTQIRSELGRLELDETFTARNKINEILLRDLDDATDPWGVKVTRVELRDILPAKAVQEAMEMQMTAERRKRAAILNSEGEREAAVNQAKGLAEAQLLNAEASQKSAVLEAEGQKQSRILRAEAERQEQVLKAQGTSQAMQVLLQSMKGNPQSQEALQFLLAQSYISMGTTIGSSGSSKVMFMDPRSLPSTLEGLKSIVDNPEAGEWTK; via the coding sequence ATGGACATACTTTTTAGCTTTGTAATCGGTGCTGGTGTCTTCTTTGGGCTCGGCAGTTCATCGTTTAAAATAGTCAACCAAGGTGAAGAAGCATTGGTGGCCTCCTTTGGTAAATACAAACGCAAACTGCCTGCTGGCCCCCACTTTATCTTGCCTTTTATTGACAGTGTAAGCTACAAAGGCTCAATCAAAGAGCAGGTACTAGATATTCCACCACAACAATGTATTACCCGCGATAACGTCTCAATTACCGCCGATGCTGTGATTTATTGGCGAATTGTGGATATGGAAAAAGCTTTTTATCGTGTAGAAAACTTGCGTCAAGCAATGGCAAATATTGTATTGACCCAAATTCGTTCAGAGTTGGGACGATTAGAGCTTGATGAAACATTCACAGCCAGAAACAAAATCAATGAAATTCTGTTGCGAGACCTCGATGATGCCACCGATCCTTGGGGCGTGAAAGTAACAAGGGTGGAGTTGCGCGACATCTTACCTGCTAAAGCTGTGCAGGAAGCTATGGAAATGCAAATGACCGCAGAGCGCAGAAAAAGGGCAGCGATTCTCAACTCTGAAGGCGAACGCGAAGCGGCCGTTAATCAGGCAAAGGGCTTAGCTGAGGCACAGTTATTAAATGCTGAAGCTTCTCAGAAATCGGCGGTTCTAGAGGCAGAGGGGCAGAAGCAGTCACGTATTTTGCGTGCTGAGGCGGAACGTCAAGAGCAGGTTCTTAAAGCCCAAGGTACATCTCAGGCGATGCAAGTACTATTGCAGTCGATGAAGGGCAATCCTCAATCTCAGGAAGCACTGCAATTTTTGCTAGCCCAGAGCTATATCTCAATGGGTACAACCATCGGCTCAAGTGGCAGTAGCAAAGTGATGTTTATGGACCCGCGATCGCTGCCTTCGACATTAGAAGGCTTAAAGTCAATTGTGGATAACCCAGAAGCGGGAGAATGGACTAAGTAA
- a CDS encoding cyanophycinase, translating to MASQQEQKLSRGVNLINRLKKFVDQSANMLNLDEDVAIDRGMTQIIKSAVMVIGGGEDKVQDRKILKAFVENSGGSQARIAIIPCASREPDIIGRIYHDIFTELGASAVEVLDIRERPRDDYPEAEALVDRFTGIFMTGGDQLRLCGLIADTPFAITIAKRIDEKRLVLAGTSAGAAAMGYHMISGGSSGESPHKELVNMSTGLSILPEIIVDQHFHNRNRMARLMTAIAAHPDKIGIGIDEDTVAIFEPNNTMRVLGRGTVTVVDPGEVSYSNQLWVSGTAPLTIHNLRVHILAAGCKYHMLKRIPISPSV from the coding sequence TTGGCGAGTCAGCAAGAGCAAAAACTGAGTCGAGGCGTGAACCTAATCAATCGCCTGAAAAAATTTGTTGACCAATCTGCTAATATGCTGAACTTAGATGAAGATGTGGCAATAGATAGGGGCATGACTCAAATTATTAAGTCGGCGGTAATGGTAATTGGTGGTGGAGAGGATAAAGTCCAAGACCGCAAAATTCTCAAAGCCTTTGTAGAAAATTCTGGTGGCTCCCAAGCTCGCATTGCTATAATTCCATGCGCCTCAAGAGAACCTGACATTATTGGACGAATTTACCACGATATTTTTACTGAACTCGGCGCAAGTGCAGTAGAAGTACTAGATATTCGTGAGCGTCCTCGTGATGATTATCCCGAAGCAGAGGCTTTAGTAGATCGGTTTACAGGCATATTTATGACTGGCGGCGACCAACTGCGTCTTTGCGGCTTGATTGCTGATACCCCCTTTGCGATCACGATCGCCAAGCGAATTGATGAAAAGCGTCTAGTTTTAGCTGGGACAAGTGCAGGTGCAGCCGCAATGGGCTATCACATGATTTCTGGAGGCAGTAGTGGCGAGTCTCCACATAAGGAACTGGTCAATATGAGTACTGGCTTAAGTATCCTGCCTGAAATCATCGTTGATCAGCACTTTCATAATCGTAATCGGATGGCTCGACTGATGACGGCGATCGCCGCACATCCTGACAAAATTGGCATTGGTATCGATGAAGATACGGTGGCTATTTTTGAGCCAAACAATACCATGCGTGTTTTGGGACGTGGCACTGTCACCGTAGTCGATCCAGGTGAAGTTTCCTATAGCAACCAACTATGGGTTAGTGGCACGGCTCCATTAACAATCCATAACTTGCGTGTGCATATTCTTGCCGCAGGATGCAAATATCATATGCTCAAGCGCATTCCTATAAGTCCATCGGTATAA
- a CDS encoding DUF4327 family protein produces the protein MLQSLYYSIGAIQDEARHLLESGRLTRSQPIHTLCRFFRDREWCQIERELEDHQYLLRDRICDLVSRECWQND, from the coding sequence ATGTTGCAATCACTGTACTACTCCATCGGCGCTATTCAAGACGAAGCAAGACATTTGCTCGAAAGCGGAAGACTTACACGGAGTCAACCAATTCATACTCTTTGTCGCTTCTTTCGCGATCGCGAATGGTGTCAGATCGAACGAGAATTAGAAGATCATCAATATCTGTTACGCGATCGCATTTGTGATTTAGTTAGCCGTGAGTGTTGGCAAAATGATTAA